Below is a window of Picosynechococcus sp. PCC 7002 DNA.
TTGGGCATTAAGATGCTGTCAATCTAATCTATTCCGAATACACTACAAAAGCCCTTCTAATTGACGTCGAATGCGGTCTAATTCTGTATCCGACAAATCATTTTCTGACGCTGTGGTTTGCTCTGCTGGCTGTTGCTTTCCCTCTGGATCCCAAGCTAAATCTGTCACATTCGCTTCGGGGGGCGTGGCTAATTCACCGGCGGCAACGTGTTGCCAATCATAATCTGCATCCCGACAAAACTCGATAATGTCTTCTTCATCCATGGCTTCGATGGAGACGGGCGGGAAATCCTGGGCTTCCAACATTAGCCCAAACCGGGTGGCGTCATCTTCATCTTCAAACATTAAAATCTTGTTGCGATCGCCAGTTTGGAGTGTGTGAATCCCTTCATTTTCTGTCCGGGCATTAAACAGCAAGACATACACGCGACTCATGGACTTTCTCCTTAGATGCTTACTAATCGGCTCCTTTTGGGGGAGGGTGATCAAATTGTTTATGATAAGGTGACGGGAAATTTCGCTCAAACCCTTTAAAATGGTACCGCTCGATTGGCAAATTGCGAATCTTCCCATGCTCAACCATGGTTTATTTTTGCTTGGTATCGATCTTAAAGGTGGCGATCGCCATCGCTGTTTCAGGGCCTTTTTGCTTAACAAGCCTTCACAAAACAGCAGTAGTGGAACTTTCCTGGAATCTTTTCTTTCATAGAGCCTAGACGCTCACTTTATCGAGGGAGCCTCTGACGGTATAACCCAACTGGGGAGGGGGACAGCCATGACAAAATTTTATGCACCGACCATTATTGGGGCAACAACGCTCCTGACCATTGCTGCTGGTCTTGGTGGTATTCAAGGGGCGATCGCCGGCCCGGAAACCTTTACGATCGCCGCTAACGGAGCCATTACCTCCAATGAAGTCTTTAACGGGACAATCACCGGCCAGGCTGGGGGGCCAACCAATAGTAACTTTTGTGGCTGGATTGCCAATCGCCCCAACCACACCTTTCGCATTAATGGCAATGGCCTGATGTCTCTCAATCTCAGCGTTGTCGATCCTAACGGTGGCGTTTCCAGACCCTTTACGCTTCTGATCAAAAATGCCGATGATCCCAGTGCAGATCCCTTCTGTGCGATCGCCGATCCTTTTAGCGGGATTCCTGCCGAAATTGGTGGTGTTTGGAATCCAGGCCGCTACCAAGTCTTTATCGGCAACTTTGAACAGGCTGGTAATGCAGGTCGCGCTCCCTACGTTTTACAAATTTCCCAGTAGCATCAACAACCGTCGGTTCCCCAAAATAATTCTCTGGAAAATCAATTA
It encodes the following:
- a CDS encoding DUF3110 domain-containing protein, whose translation is MSRVYVLLFNARTENEGIHTLQTGDRNKILMFEDEDDATRFGLMLEAQDFPPVSIEAMDEEDIIEFCRDADYDWQHVAAGELATPPEANVTDLAWDPEGKQQPAEQTTASENDLSDTELDRIRRQLEGLL